The window GTTGAACAGGTGCCGCTTGAGCTCCGGAAACTGGTCCGTCAGCGCCCGCAGGGCTTCCCCCACCGTGCGGGCCTCCACGGTCACCACTTTCTCCCCGCGGGTGTAGACGCGCAGCGGGGTTGGGATCAGGATCTGCACCGCCATCGGTTTCACCTCCCGACGAAGGATGGAGGATCAGGTCCACCGCTTGCGGCTCCGGCCGCTGCGGCAGGTTTCCGCTCAGCCCGTGACCTCCAGGGGTCGCTCGACGAAGGCGGAGCGATCCTCCTGGAGCTCCCAGACTCGCCAGTCGACGGCCCGGCCGTCCTCCACCGAGACGATCAGGTAGGCATACCAGGGCCAGGCGTGCTCTCGATCGAAGGCGGAGGGCCGGGCCGGGTGATCCGGGTGGGAATGGAAGAACCCGATGATCTCCAGCCCCGCCGCCGCGGCGGCCCGCTCCGCCGCCCGCACCTCCTCCGGCGGGATCAGGAAGCGATGGGTCTGCTCCGCCGGGTTCTCCCAGCGGTTGTCGACCAGCCGCAGGTCCTCCACGACCTTGATCCCGTCGACCTCCCGGCCCAGGAGGATCCCGCAAGCTTCCGCCGGATAGCCCGCTTCGACATGGGCCCGAATCCGGTCCCGCTGTGAGACGGACAGCCGCAACGTCATCGATGACCTCCCGGAGGATCGGCCTCGAACCAGAAGGGCTCGCTGAGATACTTGTATCCGGCGTCCGGGAACAGGGTCACCACCACCCCCTCCCGCAGGCGGGCGGCGACCTTGAGGGCGGCCGCCATCGCCGCCCCGGCGGAGATGCCCACGAACAGGCCCTCCTCCCGGGCCAGCCGCCGCGCCATCGCGTAGGCCTCCTCGGTGGAGACCGTCAGGAGCTCATCCAGGAGCTCCGGGTCGTAAATGCCCGGACGGATCGCGGTTTCCATGTGTTTGAGCCCCTCCAGGCCGTGGAAGGGCCCGTCGGGTTGCACGCCGATCAGGCGGATCTCCGGGTTCTGTTCTTTCAGGTAGCGGCCCACCCCCATCATCGTCCCGCTGGTCCCCAGGCCGGCGACGAAGTGGGTGATCCGCCCCTCCGTCTGAGCCCAGATCTCCGGCCCCGTGGTGCGGTAGTGGGCCTTCCAGTTGGCCGGGTTGTTGTATTGATCGGCGTAGAAATACCGCTCGGGGTCGGCCTCGTAGCGACGGCGGGCCTCCAGGATCGCCCCATCGGTCCCCTCCAGGGGATCCGTGAGGATGAGCTCGGCGCCGTAGGCCCGCAGGATGCGCAGCCGCTCGGGGCTGGCGTTGGCCGGGATGCAAAGGGTGACCGGGTAACCCCGGGCGGCCCCCAGCATCGCGTAGGCGATCCCCATGTTGCCGGAGGTGGCGTCCAGGATGACCTTGCCCGGCCGCAGCCGGCCCTCCCGCTCCGCCGTCAGGATGATCTCCCGCGCCGGGCGATCCTTCACGGATCCCCCCGGGTTATACCATTCCGCCTTGGCGTAGATCTCCACCGGCGCGAGCGGCGCCGTAATGCGCCGGAACCGGATCAGCGGCGTGTGGCCAATGAGCTCGAACAGATCTTTCGCTTCCACCACCCGGGCTCGGGCGATCGTGGGCACCATCGACCCCCCCTTGATCCTGTGGCAAATAAAAAGGACCAACACGATTCGGCGGGCCGGGAACGGGCCAGCGACCTCGACACCCTCAGGGCGCGGGGGCGTTGGCCACCCACCGATCGGTTGGTCCGCGATCAGGCGGGAAAAGGGCTCTCGCGGAGCCCTCATCCCGGGCGGGTGGCGTTAACGCCCCCGCCCAGGACAGATGCAATGCACGGGCTTCATGCCGGTTCGCATTTTGGGTCCACCGGATCAGCGTTTCTTTTACATCTTACGGAGCGCCCTGGTTGTTGTCAAATTTGGGGTGTTGTCGAGGCCTGTCACCGTTGACGGGATAGGCGGGAGAAGCCATCCTAAACCGGCGAGGCCGTTCGGGCGATTCGAAGAGCTGTCGCGAGGAAGCGACATATGGCGCGCATCCGTCGATGGGTCTTCGCCGGGGTTTTGCTGCTGGTCCTCTGGCTGCTCGGGGCCCGGCCTCCCGAAGCCGTCCTCCTTCGTCCGATGGCGGGGACGCCCTCGCCGGCGCTCCCTACTCTCACACCGTCCGCTGTTCCCACCGCCTCGCCTCCGACGCCGGGCTCGCGTTACGGGCTGGCCATCGTGGACTTCCGGCTGCATCCGGACGGACCGCTCTACGCCGGGGATCGGCTCAGCTTCGAGGTGGAGGTCCGGAACGTCGGCCGCGCCTCCCTTGCGGGAGGCCGGGTGGAGATCCGGCGCGGGGGACCGGAGGGCGAGGAGATCCTGGCGGAGGCCGCGTTGCCCGAGCTGGCGCCCGGCGCCTCCCATCGTGTGGCGTGGACCTGGGTCTGGCAGGCCCCCGGGTCAGGGACTTTCCCTCTGATTGGGATCGCCCGGGGCGAGGGCGCGGGCGGCGCGACGGAGGCCCGGTGGGCGCAGCTGGTGACCCTGGGCCCACAAGAGGCGCTCCCGGAGACGGAGCGCCGGGCCCGCTGGGCTCAGGCCCGCAGCCGGTGTTGCACCCACGTCTACCTCACGGGCACGGCGGCGGAGGCGGACCTCGCGCGGTTGATGGCGTGGGCAGATGAGGCGGAGGCGACGGTGCGGGCTCGCATGGGCCTTTCCACCCCGCTTCCCATCTACGTGGTCTGGATCCCCCGCCTCCTGGGACACGGCGGGTTCGCTGTGGGAGATAGCTTGATCCTGACCTACCCGGTGGCGGATCGCCTGCCGGTGGATCTCCCCACCATCCTGCGTCACGAAATGGTCCACCGGATGACATGCGCGTGGATCGGCCGCGAGGACTGTGTGGGGCATCTCCCGGCGCTGATCACGGAGGGGCTGGCGGTCTTCATCGCCGGGGGGCATTACCGTCCGGAGCCGCTGACCCAACGGGCCGCAGCCCTTCTCCGGATGGGCGGCTGGATCCCGCTGGAGGAGCTGGTCGAGGACTTTTATGCCCATCCTCACGAGATCGGTTACCTGGAAGCGGGCGCCTTCGTGGAGGAGCTGGTCCGGAAGGGCGGATGGCCCCGCTTCCTGGACTTCCTCCGATCCCTGGAACGCCGGCCCGGGGAGTCCGATCGAACCGTCCTTGACCGGGCCCTCCGGGATGTCTATCATCAAGATATCCGGGGGATCGAATCCCGCTGGCGGGAGGCCCTGGAGCGACTGTCGCCGGATCCGGAGCAGGCGGCAGACCTGCGATTCGTGTGGACCTTCTTCGAGGCCTTGCGAGCCTACCAGCGAACCTACGATCCCTCGGCGTATTTCCTGAAGGCGTGGCTGCCGGACTGGCGTCAGGCGGTCCGCGAGGGGATCGTGGCGGATTTCATGCGGGCGCCGGATTCCCCGGAAGGGAGGCGGGCGTGGCAGGACCTGCAGGCGGCGCGGGCGCAGGCGGCCCGCGGCGATATCGCGGCGGCGCTCGCTGCCCTCCAGGCGCTCTGCCGGGCCCTGGGTTGCTCCGACGTTGCCGAGCCCGTTCCGGAGCGTCCGGGCCTTCCGGTCCCAGACGGACGGGCGAAAGGGTAGAAGGCGATGCGCGCGGCGTATGGGGGCTGGTATAGAGGCGCCCCGCTCTCCGGCCTGGTGCTCGCGCTGCCGCCGCGCGGCCGCGGGCGGCGGGAACCGCTCTACGCTGTCCTGACCGTGCACGGGGATCCGGGGACGCTCCCCTTCGAAGAGATCGCCCGGTGTTTGCGGGACGCCTTCGATCGGCAGGCCGGCAGCCTGACCGGCGCGCTCCGGGAGGCCGTGCTGGCTTTCCATCGCTGGCTTCTGGAGCAAAACCGGAACGCGCCGCCCGGGGAGCGCTGGGAGGTCGGCCTGACCCTCCTGGCGTTGCGGGAGGAGACGGCCTTCCTGGTGCAGGCCGGCCCGGCCTGGGCGGCCCATGTGACCCGGGAGGGCGTTCGTGTGTTCGCCCCGGAAGGGGAGCCGCCGGCCACCCTGGGAGCCGCCCGGGCGGTCTCGCTCCATTATGGGATGGCCTCCCTTCGCCCGGAGGATCGTTTGATCGTGACGGATGGGGTCACGGGCCCTCTGCTGGACCCCGGGGCGTTGATCCCCCTCACGCGCATTCAGAACCTGCCTCTGATCCTGGAGGCCATCGAGGCTCAGGTGGCCCGCACGGTGGAGCATCCGGTGGCCTTCCTGATCATGGCAGGGGAGCCCGGCCGGGCCGCCGCCGTTTCCCGGCCTCGTCCTCCAGAGCCGGCCCCGGTGGCTTCGACGCCCGCTTCCCCTGCGCTTCCTCCGACGGTTCAGACCGCTCGAGGCGGGCGCTGGAGGCTCCCGCGACCGCCGGGCATCCGGTTGCCCTTTTCTGTTCCCCGGGTTCGGTGGCGGGGATGGCCGCGGGTCTCGCTCCCGGCTTCCCCGGGATGGGTGCGGACGCTGGCGATGGCCCTCCCCTGGCTGCTCCTTCTCCTCACACTGGGGGTTTACATTCACCAGCGGAGCATCCTGATCGCCAGCCGGTTGCTGGCCCAGGCGCGGGCCGAGGCGGAGCGGGGGGCGCAGGCTCAGGCGCCCGGAGAGGCGCGCCGGCACTGGGAGGCCGCCCGGGATCTCGCGCAGGCCGCTCAGGGATATGCTTCGCTGCCGGAGGCGGCGGCGCTGCAGGCTACCGCTCAGGCGCGGCTGGATCAGCTGGATCAGGCGGTGCAACCCCTCCATCCAACCCACCTCGTCACCCTTCCCTCCGGCCGTCTGCGCCGGATGATCCTGCGGGACGTGGAGCTTTACCTGCTGGATCGGGAGGGGCGTTGCCGGGCGGAGGCTCCCCATCGCGGCGGGTGCGTGCTCTGGCTGGGCTACGATGAGATCCATCGGGGGCTGCTGAACGAATCCCCGCGGGAGCTGCTGTGGAGCGGGATGATCCTCCAGGGCTATCCCGTGAAGGACCTGCTCGACCTGGCCTGGGTGGAGGCGGCGGGGGAGCGCACGGCCGGCGGGCTGATCGTCCTCCACGCCCAGGGCCTGGCGGAGAGCCGGAACCAGAGCCCGCGCTGGGTGGCCAGCCGCCTGACCCCGCCGGCGGATGGGTTGTTGCGCGCCTATCAGGGCAACCTCTACGTGCTGGATCGCGGGAACGGTCAGATCTGGCGGCTGCGTCCGGCAGGGGAGGATTACTCCCGGGAGCCCGAGCCGTATCTGTCATCGCCCCGCTCAGACCTGAGCGAAGCGGTGGATTTCCTGGTTTACCAGAACGTCTACGTCCTGTATCGGGACGGGCGGATGCGGATGTTCGTGAGGGGGCAAGAGGACGAAGGGTTCCCGCTGCGGGAGCGGCCTTCCCCGGCGCTGCCGAGCCCGGTGCGCCAGCCGATCGGTCTGCTGATGGATGCCACGGCCCCGCGCCCATGGCTTTACATCCTGGAGCCGGATCGCCTGATCCAGCTCGGCCTGCGGGGCGATTTCGTCCGACAGATTCGGGGGGAGAAACTGCAGGATGTGATCGCCGCTGCCGTCGACGAGCGGCGGCACCGGCTCTTCTTCCTGCGCGGCGATGGGTCCCTGTGGGTGGCGGATCTCCCGCCGGTGGAGTAAGCGCTCGGATGCCGTTGATCGCTGGACGGAGGTGAACCGATGCGGTCGTTGGGGTTCATCGGTCTGGGGCGCATGGGAACTCCCATGGCGCGTCGTCTGCTTCAAGCCGGGCACCGGCTCACGGTTCACAACCGCACCCGGTCGAAGGCGGAGGCGCTGGTGGCCGAGGGAGCGCAGTGGGCGGATTCCCCTCGTGCGGTCGCGCAGGCCAGCGAGGTGGTTTTCATGATGTTGGCGGATTCCCAGGCCAGCGAGGCCGTGCTGACGGGACCGGAGGGGGTGCTGGCGGGTGCCCGGGAGGGACTGATCGTGGTGGATATGAGCACCATCGCGCCTGCGGTTTCCCGGCGCCTCGCTGAGCAAGCGGCGCGTCAAGGGGTGACGATGCTGGACGCGCCGGTATCCGGCAGCGTGGGCCCGGCGACGGAGGGAACGCTCACGATCTTCGTGGGAGGGCCTCGGGAAGCCTTCGAGGCGGTCCGGGATCTGCTCGGGATCCTGGGGCGGGATATCCATTACGTGGGGGAGAACGGGATGGGGTGCGCAGTGAAGCTGGCCGTGAACCTCATCCTCGGCGTCTCGATCCAGGCGCTGGGGGAGGCCTTCGCCCTGGGGGCCCGGGCAGGGATCCCGCCGGCCCGGTTGTGGGAGATCCTGTCGGATCTGGCGGTGATCTCTCCATCGCTTCGCAACAAGGGTGGGAAGATCGTCCAGGGGGATTTCGCGCCCTCTTTCGCCCTCCGGCTGATGGAGAAAGACCTGGGCCTGATCGTCGAGTTCGGCCGCCAGGTGGGTGCCTCGACGCCTCTGGCCGCCGTCGCCCAGCAGACGTTCCTGGCGGCCCGGGAGCACGGATGGGCGGAGGCGGATTACTCCGCCATCGCGGCATGGTTGCTGGATCAGCGGCCGCTGAATGCGGGATGATCCGTCGCCTCCGAATCCTGGCCGGGAAGGCAGGTCGGAGATGTGGGAGTCGGATCCACAAGCCCGATGGATCTCGCCGGAGGAGGCCGGGCTGACCGAGCGGGAGCAGGAGATCCTCCGCCTGGTGGCGCAGGGCCTGGCCAACAAGGAGATCGCTTACCGGCTCGGCATCAGCCAGAACACGGTGAAGGTCCACCTCCGGAACATCTTCTCCAAGACCAACCTCCAGTCCCGGACCGAGGCGGCGATGTATGCGGTCCGCTTCGGCCTGGCCGACATCCGCCCCTCGCTTCCGGAGGCGGTGGAGGCTCCCGCAAGCGCCCTCCCCGAGGCGCTTTCCTCCGGGGAGGCCGTCGCCGGGCCGGAGGAGCCCGCAACGCTCCCGGAGCCGATCCCGGCGGAGCCGGCGGGATCGGCCTTCGTGGTTTTCCCGCTCTGGAAGGCGGCGGTGCTGATGGTCGGGATGATCATGGGGATCCTCTGGGCGCTGACGCCCATCCCGGCCCGGACGGAGGCCCCGGCGGTGAGCTTCGCAGGGGATCAGCCGGGCCAGGGGGTGGAGCGCGCCGGGACCCTCCCCCGCTGGAAGCTGGTGAGCCAGATGCCGGCCCCCCGGGCGCGCTTCGCCCTGGTCCGATGGGGAGAGGAGCTGATCGCCATCGCCGGGGAGGCGCCTGAGGGGATCACGGATCGGGTGGAGCGCTTCGATCTCCGACAGGAGGTATGGCGCCGCGGAGCTCCCAAGCCTCATCCGGTGGCGGCCGTCGCGGCGGGGGTGATCGGGGGGCGCGTTTATGTGCCGGGCGGGGTGAATCCCCAGGGTCAGCCCATCGATCGACTGGAGATCTACGATCCCGCATCGGATCGATGGTCGGAGGGACCGGCGCTCCCCTCCCCGCTGGCGGCATATGCGCTGGCCGTGGCGGAGGATCGCCTTTACCTGTTCGGAGGATGGGACGGCCGTCGCCTGCGCGGAGAGGTGTGGATGCTGGATCCCGGCCGCGGCCTCTGGCAACCCCGCGCGCCGATGCCCACGCCCCGCGCCTTCGCCGCCGCGGCAGCCCTCGGCGATGCGATCTATGTGGTGGGCGGTTACGATGGGCAGCGGGAGCTGGCTGTCTGCGAACGCT is drawn from Thermoflexus hugenholtzii and contains these coding sequences:
- a CDS encoding PLP-dependent cysteine synthase family protein — protein: MVPTIARARVVEAKDLFELIGHTPLIRFRRITAPLAPVEIYAKAEWYNPGGSVKDRPAREIILTAEREGRLRPGKVILDATSGNMGIAYAMLGAARGYPVTLCIPANASPERLRILRAYGAELILTDPLEGTDGAILEARRRYEADPERYFYADQYNNPANWKAHYRTTGPEIWAQTEGRITHFVAGLGTSGTMMGVGRYLKEQNPEIRLIGVQPDGPFHGLEGLKHMETAIRPGIYDPELLDELLTVSTEEAYAMARRLAREEGLFVGISAGAAMAAALKVAARLREGVVVTLFPDAGYKYLSEPFWFEADPPGGHR
- a CDS encoding MoaD/ThiS family protein; the encoded protein is MAVQILIPTPLRVYTRGEKVVTVEARTVGEALRALTDQFPELKRHLFNEEGRLRSFVNLYLGDEDVRYLQGEETPIPDGQTLSIVPSIAGGRSPGS
- a CDS encoding M67 family metallopeptidase encodes the protein MTLRLSVSQRDRIRAHVEAGYPAEACGILLGREVDGIKVVEDLRLVDNRWENPAEQTHRFLIPPEEVRAAERAAAAAGLEIIGFFHSHPDHPARPSAFDREHAWPWYAYLIVSVEDGRAVDWRVWELQEDRSAFVERPLEVTG
- a CDS encoding NAD(P)-dependent oxidoreductase, whose protein sequence is MRSLGFIGLGRMGTPMARRLLQAGHRLTVHNRTRSKAEALVAEGAQWADSPRAVAQASEVVFMMLADSQASEAVLTGPEGVLAGAREGLIVVDMSTIAPAVSRRLAEQAARQGVTMLDAPVSGSVGPATEGTLTIFVGGPREAFEAVRDLLGILGRDIHYVGENGMGCAVKLAVNLILGVSIQALGEAFALGARAGIPPARLWEILSDLAVISPSLRNKGGKIVQGDFAPSFALRLMEKDLGLIVEFGRQVGASTPLAAVAQQTFLAAREHGWAEADYSAIAAWLLDQRPLNAG
- a CDS encoding helix-turn-helix domain-containing protein, with protein sequence MWESDPQARWISPEEAGLTEREQEILRLVAQGLANKEIAYRLGISQNTVKVHLRNIFSKTNLQSRTEAAMYAVRFGLADIRPSLPEAVEAPASALPEALSSGEAVAGPEEPATLPEPIPAEPAGSAFVVFPLWKAAVLMVGMIMGILWALTPIPARTEAPAVSFAGDQPGQGVERAGTLPRWKLVSQMPAPRARFALVRWGEELIAIAGEAPEGITDRVERFDLRQEVWRRGAPKPHPVAAVAAGVIGGRVYVPGGVNPQGQPIDRLEIYDPASDRWSEGPALPSPLAAYALAVAEDRLYLFGGWDGRRLRGEVWMLDPGRGLWQPRAPMPTPRAFAAAAALGDAIYVVGGYDGQRELAVCERYRVEADRWEPCPPLNVGRGGLALAASDGYLFALGGGWRIPLAFNERYQPGETGWVPLETPIVGTWRNLAAVAADGAIWILGGWSGELRAGLWRFTPFPFRLFLPATQR